A genome region from Primulina eburnea isolate SZY01 chromosome 9, ASM2296580v1, whole genome shotgun sequence includes the following:
- the LOC140840601 gene encoding probable 2-oxoglutarate-dependent dioxygenase AOP1 has translation MGAETIKLPAISFSQLKQESGTPTRESVKSQVKFALRDFGCFLATFDQIPPNLRNSVIGGLKQLFDLPLQTKLGNRSNIRYRGYSGQHPVMPLYESLGIDDALDHGSLEAFTNLMWPEGNPDFCNSILSFSEQLSQLDQIVRKIVLESLGLEAYTDEHIGSTDYVIRFQKYDPPKSHETELGFAAHTDKNMITILYQNEVNGLEVLTKDGQWMTVELSPDSFIVVVGEAFRAWTNGRLHSVNHRVMMKGSLARYSIGLFSVPKEGYIIRAPEEMVDEEHPSLFKPFEYFKFLDFYLSGEGQRSSDALKQYCGV, from the exons ATGGGCGCCGAAACTATCAAACTTCCGGCCATCAGTTTCTCCCAACTGAAACAAGAAAGCGGAACCCCTACCAGAGAATCGGTTAAAAGCCAGGTGAAGTTCGCCCTGCGAGATTTCGGCTGCTTTCTGGCAACATTCGATCAAATTCCGCCAAATCTTCGAAACTCGGTGATTGGTGGACTGAAGCAGCTTTTTGACCTCCCTTTACAGACTAAACTCGGAAACAGGTCAAATATACGCTATCGCGGATACAGTGGGCAGCATCCGGTGATGCCACTTTACGAAAGCTTGGGGATTGATGATGCACTCGACCATGGAAGTCTCGAAGCCTTCACGAATCTTATGTGGCCTGAAGGAAATCCTGATTTCTG CAATAGTATTCTGTCCTTCTCAGAGCAACTATCCCAATTGGATCAAATTGTGCGCAAGATAGTTCTTGAAAGCTTGGGGCTTGAAGCATATACAGACGAGCACATAGGGTCTACAGATTACGTGATCCGATTTCAGAAGTATGACCCCCCAAAAAGTCATGAAACTGAGCTTGGATTTGCAGCGCACACGGATAAAAACATGATTAccatattatatcaaaatgAGGTAAATGGATTGGAGGTGTTGACAAAAGATGGACAATGGATGACTGTGGAACTTTCTCCGGATTCTTTCATCGTCGTTGTCGGAGAAGCTTTTCGT GCATGGACAAATGGAAGGCTGCATTCTGTTAACCACAGGGTTATGATGAAGGGAAGTCTTGCTCGTTATTCAATAGGACTATTTTCAGTGCCTAAAGAAGGATATATTATCAGAGCCCCCGAAGAAATGGTTGATGAAGAGCATCCTTCGCTATTCAAACCCTTTGAATATTTCAAGTTTCTTGATTTTTATCTCTCTGGAGAGGGTCAGAGATCGTCGGATGCTCTTAAGCAGTATTGTGGGGTTTGA
- the LOC140840600 gene encoding mitochondrial import inner membrane translocase subunit TIM14-1-like — protein MTTPLIAGLAIAAAAYAGRYGIQAWQAFKARPPTARMRKFYEGGFQPTMTRREAALILGVRENTPPDKIKEAHRRVMVANHPDAGGSHYLASKINEAKDVLLGKAKNSDSAF, from the exons ATG ACTACGCCATTGATTGCAGGACTTGCAATTGCTGCTGCTGCTTATGCTGGTAGATATGGCATTCAGGCCTGGCAGGCATTTAAAGCAAGGCCACCTACGGCTAGAATGCGTAAATTTTATGAAGGTGGTTTCCAGCCTACAATGACTAGGAGGGAGGCGGCTCTAATTCTTGGTGTTAG GGAAAACACCCCGCCCGATAAGATAAAGGAAGCACACAGACGAGTGATGGTAGCAAATCATCCTGATGCAGGTGGTAGCCATTACCTTGCTTCCAAAATAAACGAAGCTAAAGACGTATTACTTGGGAAGGCAAAAAACAGTGATTCCGCTTTTTAA